One stretch of Schlesneria sp. DSM 10557 DNA includes these proteins:
- a CDS encoding phosphatase PAP2 family protein: MDAVSPIDLSAPPSQHSRMRRWGIAIAYAIAAVCALAIDLPVTAYFKKGVPRFLGEFFENCEVFGNGYGVAMILIAVVVLDRTAWKVTPLLIAGSLGSGLISNILKLTLGRTRPRQFDFSMTSVWDTFQRMDGSQSMPSSHTATAVGLAVVLSALYPRGRWYFAILAALVGMQRIVTLSHYPSDVFGGAAVGSLIGMWAVARMYFDEKKARGESPVVPTPTPPTTEPTA, translated from the coding sequence ATGGATGCAGTTTCACCAATCGATCTCTCGGCACCACCCTCTCAACATTCGCGAATGCGACGGTGGGGGATCGCAATCGCCTACGCCATCGCCGCGGTCTGTGCCCTGGCAATCGACCTCCCGGTCACGGCGTACTTCAAGAAAGGGGTTCCGAGGTTCCTGGGCGAGTTCTTTGAGAACTGCGAAGTCTTTGGCAATGGGTACGGCGTCGCCATGATCCTGATCGCAGTCGTCGTTCTGGATCGTACCGCGTGGAAAGTGACTCCACTCCTCATTGCGGGGTCTCTGGGTTCGGGCCTGATCAGCAACATTCTCAAGCTGACGTTGGGCCGAACGCGCCCCCGTCAATTCGATTTCTCGATGACATCCGTGTGGGACACCTTCCAGCGTATGGACGGGTCACAAAGCATGCCTTCATCACATACGGCCACTGCCGTCGGACTCGCCGTCGTGCTCTCGGCACTGTATCCACGCGGCCGCTGGTACTTTGCCATCCTGGCGGCCCTGGTCGGCATGCAGCGAATCGTCACCCTGTCTCATTACCCAAGCGATGTTTTTGGTGGTGCCGCCGTGGGCAGCCTGATCGGGATGTGGGCCGTCGCACGGATGTACTTCGATGAAAAGAAAGCCCGGGGCGAATCGCCGGTCGTGCCAACCCCGACGCCGCCCACAACAGAACCGACTGCCTGA
- the argF gene encoding ornithine carbamoyltransferase gives MRHLNSLMDLMPSDVESIFELVRSLKTRLRAGDRPQILSGYVMTQIFEKPSLRTRLSFDAAMMQLGGASIFLKAEDAGLGGRESVEDVARVIGGYSDVITLRTFSQQLIDDFIKHSGVAVINGLSDERHPCQALTDLFTMQEVLGDVRGRKCVFVGDGNNVANSLAIAAALCGMNFTVCAPESHRLEAGLLKELVDKIPAANVVQTDCFESALKDADIVYTDVWTSMGQEDEAEERQKIFGGYQVNQNLMKLAPKSCYFMHCLPAKRGLEVTDEVIDSKQSIVFQQAENRMHLAKGLMLWVLEKSL, from the coding sequence ATGCGTCATTTGAACTCACTCATGGACCTGATGCCTTCCGATGTGGAAAGTATCTTCGAATTGGTCCGCTCGCTGAAAACTCGACTGCGTGCCGGAGACCGGCCGCAGATCTTATCCGGGTATGTCATGACCCAGATCTTCGAGAAGCCGTCTCTCAGAACGAGGCTTAGCTTCGACGCAGCGATGATGCAGTTGGGTGGGGCCAGCATCTTCCTTAAAGCCGAAGACGCAGGACTGGGTGGACGTGAATCGGTCGAAGATGTCGCGCGCGTGATCGGGGGATATTCGGACGTCATCACGCTGAGAACGTTTTCCCAGCAGTTGATTGACGACTTCATCAAACATTCCGGTGTGGCCGTTATCAACGGCCTGTCGGATGAGCGTCACCCCTGTCAGGCTTTGACAGACCTCTTCACCATGCAGGAAGTCCTGGGTGATGTGCGCGGTCGAAAGTGCGTGTTCGTAGGTGACGGTAACAACGTCGCGAATTCACTGGCGATTGCTGCCGCCCTGTGCGGAATGAACTTCACTGTCTGCGCTCCCGAGAGTCACCGTTTGGAAGCAGGCCTGTTGAAAGAACTGGTCGACAAGATTCCTGCAGCGAATGTCGTCCAGACCGACTGCTTTGAATCAGCCCTGAAAGACGCCGACATCGTCTACACCGATGTCTGGACCAGCATGGGACAAGAAGACGAAGCGGAAGAACGGCAGAAAATCTTTGGCGGGTATCAGGTCAATCAGAACCTGATGAAGCTCGCCCCCAAGAGCTGCTACTTCATGCATTGCCTGCCTGCCAAGCGGGGCCTGGAAGTAACGGATGAGGTGATCGACAGCAAACAGAGCATCGTCTTCCAGCAGGCCGAAAATCGGATGCATCTGGCCAAAGGATTGATGCTCTGGGTGCTGGAGAAGTCACTCTGA
- a CDS encoding aspartate aminotransferase family protein, giving the protein MHPAATRSSQKTIDQFAKYVIPNYRRYPVCLVHGEGSYVWDAEGKKYLDLFPGWGCNILGHSPPKVVKAIQRQVEHLIHIPNTWFTEAQGDFAESIVTRSFGKVFFANSGTEANEGAIKLARLHFANPSGGTQKFRVISFENGFHGRTFGSVTATAQPKYHEGLGPLLPGFRYAPYNDLDAVKALADDETCAVLLEPVQGEGGVNIATEEFLKGLRQLCDERNMLLIFDEVQTGMGRTGHWFGYQHHGVQPDIMTLAKGLAAGVACGAFVCQDHIAPSLRPGMHASTFGGNPLAMAAGIATMQTIEEEGLLAHCREMSNRFHQHFTELKGTLPIIHEVRSRGMMIGVELNIPATPAVAKCMERGVLINATHDTVVRLLPALNISPAQVDEGCKVITEVLKQMAEEASTSRSPE; this is encoded by the coding sequence ATGCATCCTGCTGCAACCCGTTCCAGTCAGAAAACGATCGATCAATTTGCCAAATATGTCATTCCCAACTACCGGCGTTACCCGGTCTGTCTCGTCCACGGCGAGGGAAGCTACGTCTGGGATGCGGAAGGCAAGAAATACCTCGATCTCTTTCCCGGCTGGGGTTGCAACATCCTGGGACACAGCCCGCCAAAGGTCGTCAAAGCCATTCAGCGACAGGTCGAGCACCTGATCCACATCCCGAACACCTGGTTCACCGAAGCCCAGGGAGATTTCGCGGAATCCATCGTGACTCGCAGCTTCGGCAAAGTCTTCTTTGCCAACAGTGGCACTGAAGCGAACGAAGGGGCCATCAAGCTGGCTCGACTGCACTTCGCCAACCCGTCGGGGGGGACTCAGAAGTTCCGTGTGATCTCGTTTGAGAACGGGTTCCACGGCCGAACCTTCGGCTCCGTCACGGCCACAGCCCAGCCCAAGTATCATGAAGGTCTCGGCCCTCTGCTGCCCGGCTTCCGCTACGCTCCGTACAACGATCTGGATGCCGTCAAGGCGCTGGCCGATGATGAAACCTGTGCCGTCCTGCTGGAACCCGTCCAGGGGGAAGGGGGCGTGAACATCGCCACGGAAGAGTTCCTCAAGGGACTCAGACAGCTCTGTGACGAACGGAACATGCTGCTGATCTTCGACGAAGTCCAGACCGGCATGGGCCGTACCGGACACTGGTTCGGTTATCAGCACCACGGCGTCCAGCCCGACATCATGACGCTCGCGAAAGGACTGGCGGCAGGCGTTGCCTGCGGAGCATTCGTCTGCCAGGACCACATTGCTCCCAGTCTGCGGCCCGGCATGCATGCCAGCACCTTCGGAGGCAACCCGCTCGCCATGGCTGCCGGAATCGCGACCATGCAGACAATCGAAGAAGAGGGCTTGCTCGCACATTGCCGCGAAATGTCGAACCGGTTCCACCAGCACTTCACAGAGCTGAAGGGGACATTGCCGATCATTCACGAAGTGCGATCGCGAGGCATGATGATCGGGGTCGAACTCAACATTCCCGCGACTCCCGCTGTTGCCAAGTGTATGGAGCGAGGGGTCTTGATCAACGCGACTCACGATACCGTCGTCAGGCTGCTGCCCGCATTGAACATTTCGCCCGCGCAGGTGGACGAAGGGTGCAAAGTCATCACAGAAGTGCTGAAGCAGATGGCTGAAGAGGCATCCACGTCTCGCAGCCCTGAGTAG